A DNA window from Lujinxingia litoralis contains the following coding sequences:
- a CDS encoding FxsA family protein — translation MLLKLLFLFTVIPLIELALLIPLGQLIGLWPTIGLVVATGLLGAVLGKLEGLRAWHAIQEDLRTGKIPADSLLDGLAVFVAGVFLITPGVLTDVVGLMLLIPPLRAPLKRAIRGRFQHALESGTSSFFISQGSQHFGSSPFANGAGRSPFERGGDVIDVTPNRSPDSTDDASDASVPPKR, via the coding sequence GTGCTGCTTAAACTGCTCTTCCTTTTTACCGTCATCCCCCTCATTGAGCTCGCGTTGCTCATTCCGCTGGGCCAACTCATCGGGCTCTGGCCAACCATCGGCCTGGTGGTAGCTACCGGTCTGCTTGGGGCGGTGCTGGGCAAGCTCGAAGGCCTGCGCGCCTGGCACGCCATTCAGGAGGACTTACGCACCGGCAAAATCCCGGCCGACAGCCTGCTTGATGGGCTCGCCGTCTTTGTTGCCGGCGTCTTTTTAATCACCCCCGGCGTGCTCACGGACGTCGTTGGGCTCATGCTGCTCATCCCCCCACTCCGCGCGCCGCTGAAGCGTGCCATTCGCGGCCGCTTCCAACACGCCCTGGAGAGCGGCACATCGTCCTTCTTCATCTCTCAGGGCTCTCAGCACTTCGGCTCCTCGCCCTTCGCGAACGGAGCTGGTCGTTCTCCCTTTGAGCGCGGTGGCGATGTCATCGATGTCACTCCCAATCGTTCGCCAGACTCGACAGACGACGCCTCGGACGCTAGCGTGCCACCGAAGCGCTGA
- the fsa gene encoding fructose-6-phosphate aldolase, whose product MKFFIDTADTTEIRNAAEIGILDGVTTNPSLIAKSGRAFKDVILEICELVDGPVSAEVTATDYEGMVREGREFAGWAENIVVKIPLTREGLKACKTLTDEGIGVNVTLCFSTNQALLAARAGATYISPFIGRLDDLGQSGMDLIEEIVAAYANYPEIHTQVLVASIRHPRHVSEAALLGAHVATVPFGVIDKMFNHPLTDIGLEKFLKDWEKVPQG is encoded by the coding sequence ATGAAATTTTTCATCGACACCGCCGACACCACCGAAATTCGCAATGCCGCCGAGATCGGCATCCTTGACGGGGTGACCACCAACCCCAGCCTGATCGCCAAAAGCGGGCGCGCCTTCAAAGACGTCATTCTGGAGATCTGCGAGCTCGTCGACGGACCGGTCAGCGCCGAAGTCACCGCCACGGATTACGAAGGTATGGTCCGCGAAGGTCGCGAGTTCGCCGGCTGGGCGGAAAATATCGTGGTCAAGATTCCCCTGACGCGCGAAGGCCTCAAAGCCTGCAAAACGCTCACCGACGAAGGCATCGGCGTCAACGTCACCCTGTGCTTCTCCACCAACCAGGCGCTCCTGGCTGCCCGGGCCGGTGCTACCTACATCAGCCCCTTTATCGGGCGCCTCGATGATCTCGGGCAGTCAGGCATGGACCTGATCGAAGAGATCGTGGCCGCCTATGCCAACTACCCCGAAATTCACACCCAGGTACTGGTCGCCTCGATTCGCCACCCTCGCCATGTCAGCGAAGCGGCCCTCCTCGGCGCGCATGTGGCCACGGTGCCCTTTGGCGTGATCGACAAGATGTTCAACCACCCCCTGACTGACATCGGGCTGGAGAAGTTCCTCAAAGACTGGGAGAAGGTCCCCCAGGGCTGA
- the serS gene encoding serine--tRNA ligase, whose translation MLDIKFIRDHAEEVKEAAKNKRFDVDIDRLLELDERRRDLMSTSEQIRARRNEVAQLIPKASKEDRPALIDEGKQLKEDLARYEEELAGVQAEYEGLLLMVPNVTLPEVPIGESDDDNEVIRHVGEPRTFEFEPRDHQELGELLGIIDKDRAIKVAGARSYALRGAGALLEMAVMRLAMDIMVERGYEPIIGPLMVNESAMVGTGFFPYGKEDTYHLEKDDKFLVGTSEVILVSLNADEILERDTLPRRYCGHSPCFRREAGSAGRDTRGVYRVHQFTKVEQVIICEADAEKSRALHDELLGNSEALMQRLGLPYRVAVACTGEIGLGQVLKHEIETWMPSRGTYSETHSCSSLYDYQARRSGIRYRDEQGQMRYCYTLNNTLAASPRILIPILEHYQNEDGSVTVPDALRPYMHGIEVIKPKAQ comes from the coding sequence ATGCTGGATATCAAGTTCATTCGCGACCACGCCGAAGAGGTGAAAGAGGCCGCAAAAAACAAGCGCTTTGACGTCGATATTGATCGCTTGCTGGAGCTTGATGAGCGCCGTCGCGATCTCATGAGTACCTCCGAGCAGATTCGGGCTCGTCGCAATGAGGTCGCGCAGCTCATCCCGAAGGCGTCGAAGGAGGACCGTCCGGCGCTGATCGATGAGGGCAAGCAACTCAAAGAAGACCTGGCGCGTTACGAAGAAGAACTCGCCGGGGTGCAAGCCGAGTACGAAGGGCTGCTCTTGATGGTGCCTAACGTGACCCTGCCTGAGGTGCCGATTGGCGAGTCGGATGACGATAACGAGGTCATCCGTCATGTGGGTGAGCCGCGTACGTTTGAGTTCGAACCTCGCGATCACCAGGAGCTGGGAGAGCTGCTGGGGATCATCGATAAGGACCGGGCGATTAAGGTGGCCGGAGCGCGCTCCTACGCGCTGCGCGGGGCCGGGGCGCTCCTGGAGATGGCGGTGATGCGTCTGGCCATGGATATCATGGTGGAGCGCGGCTACGAGCCCATCATCGGTCCGTTGATGGTCAACGAGAGCGCGATGGTCGGCACCGGGTTCTTCCCCTACGGGAAAGAAGACACCTACCACCTTGAGAAAGACGACAAGTTTTTGGTCGGCACCAGCGAAGTGATTCTGGTCAGCCTTAATGCCGACGAGATCCTGGAGCGGGACACGCTGCCGCGGCGCTACTGTGGCCACTCTCCGTGCTTCAGGCGAGAGGCCGGGAGCGCGGGCAGAGACACCCGCGGGGTCTATCGCGTGCATCAGTTCACCAAGGTCGAGCAGGTCATTATCTGTGAGGCTGATGCCGAGAAGTCGCGGGCGCTGCATGACGAGCTCTTGGGTAACTCCGAGGCGTTGATGCAGCGTCTGGGGCTGCCCTATCGGGTGGCGGTGGCCTGCACTGGGGAGATCGGGCTGGGGCAGGTGCTCAAGCACGAGATCGAGACCTGGATGCCCTCGCGCGGCACTTACTCCGAGACGCATAGCTGCTCAAGCCTCTACGACTACCAGGCGCGCCGCAGTGGCATTCGCTACCGCGATGAGCAGGGGCAGATGCGCTACTGCTACACGCTCAACAACACGCTGGCAGCCAGCCCGCGCATCCTCATTCCGATTCTCGAGCACTACCAGAACGAGGATGGCTCGGTGACGGTGCCCGATGCCCTGCGGCCTTACATGCACGGCATTGAGGTCATTAAGCCGAAGGCCCAGTAA
- a CDS encoding efflux RND transporter permease subunit: protein MFNRLATLVLRHRLAVVIAMALFTLGSLALAPRVGFNFTPQQLFEGRGDDDQYREIFAERFGREDNVIIVLVEAPDVLATPVVSLIRDLTYELRRLDTIEDAQSLATIAIPRPESLSSEPYLGDLSQQLASAPPPFRGPPISPEQARELGEYALGEPLIAGRLLSADQKSAIVAARIDTAIQDVNELRAINHRVAETLALYDLPEGVRATLAGVPPLRVEIVDNLRREQLLFVPLTALVYLLVLIFLFRTPSGVLLPLGTVVIALLSTLAMLVLTNYPINIINNVLPTLIFVIGISDSIHMLTRQAEEVEAGRPHSEAIRQMIRHTGVACLLTTGTTAVGFLSLYSAETTILRNFGWQAATGVMLAYLATMLFLPAGLTFLKPARCIHGHDTPVPTQAPQRQMPALERLLVRSGDALLSRPWTVLTVSLVACGLLIAQASHVIIDTKILEVFSQNHPTFQSTVKLEEDLSGILPIEISLESPVRDRFKDPQVLDHISRLQASLRDHPIVLSTESHVDYLRAARAAITGDPTQRDAAPASLAEVEQLLLLISDAPDTRTGVHGFVTGDFRNARILLRVSDAGAKANLKLAQELHTELERRFPSDSNISYRLTGDAYVASAALDSFIRDLLVSILLAMGIIFGLLTVVFRSLKIGLISLIPNALPLLMTLGYMGWAGININTTTIIIFAISLGIAVDDSIHFFARFIEELPQSASLKEAILNTYFGAGRAILLTSVLLLIGLSVLTLSDFVPTQQFGILTGMTIAGALVADLVILPVLLYLVLGRFPLKVRRPSTPGERSLTGPSA from the coding sequence ATGTTCAACCGACTCGCCACGCTTGTCTTACGCCACCGCCTGGCGGTGGTCATCGCCATGGCCCTGTTCACCCTGGGCAGCCTGGCCCTGGCCCCACGGGTCGGCTTCAACTTCACCCCTCAGCAGCTCTTTGAGGGGCGGGGCGACGATGACCAGTACCGCGAGATCTTTGCCGAGCGTTTTGGCCGCGAAGATAACGTGATCATTGTCCTCGTCGAAGCTCCCGACGTGCTCGCCACGCCGGTGGTCAGCCTTATTCGCGACCTGACCTACGAGCTGCGACGCCTCGACACCATTGAAGACGCCCAGTCACTGGCCACCATCGCCATCCCGCGTCCCGAAAGTTTAAGCTCTGAGCCCTACTTAGGCGACCTCTCCCAGCAACTCGCCAGCGCCCCGCCCCCCTTTCGCGGACCGCCGATCAGCCCGGAGCAAGCCCGGGAGCTGGGCGAGTACGCGCTGGGCGAACCACTGATCGCCGGACGCCTGCTCAGCGCGGATCAAAAAAGCGCCATCGTTGCGGCTCGTATTGATACGGCGATTCAAGACGTCAACGAGCTTCGCGCTATCAACCACCGAGTGGCCGAAACGCTGGCACTCTACGACCTCCCCGAAGGGGTCCGTGCCACCCTGGCCGGGGTACCGCCGCTACGCGTCGAGATTGTCGACAACCTGCGGCGCGAGCAGCTGCTCTTTGTACCGCTTACGGCCCTTGTCTATCTCCTGGTGCTGATCTTTCTCTTTCGCACCCCCAGCGGCGTGCTCCTACCGCTGGGCACCGTGGTCATCGCCCTGCTCTCTACCCTGGCGATGCTGGTGCTCACCAACTATCCGATCAACATTATCAACAACGTGCTGCCAACGCTGATCTTCGTGATCGGCATCTCCGACAGCATCCATATGCTCACCCGCCAGGCCGAAGAGGTCGAGGCCGGGCGCCCTCACTCCGAAGCCATCCGCCAGATGATCCGCCACACCGGCGTGGCCTGCCTGCTGACAACGGGAACCACCGCCGTGGGGTTTCTGAGCCTGTACAGCGCCGAAACTACCATCCTGCGCAACTTCGGATGGCAGGCCGCCACCGGCGTGATGTTGGCCTACCTGGCCACGATGCTCTTTTTACCCGCTGGCCTCACGTTTCTTAAACCCGCGCGTTGCATCCACGGCCACGACACCCCGGTCCCTACCCAGGCTCCGCAACGCCAGATGCCGGCGTTAGAGCGGCTCCTGGTGCGTAGTGGCGACGCCCTGCTCTCGCGCCCCTGGACAGTGCTGACCGTCTCGCTGGTCGCCTGTGGGCTGCTGATCGCTCAGGCATCCCACGTGATCATTGACACGAAGATTCTGGAGGTCTTCTCCCAGAACCACCCCACCTTCCAGAGCACCGTAAAACTCGAGGAGGACTTAAGCGGTATTCTCCCCATCGAGATCAGCCTGGAGTCGCCCGTTCGCGACCGCTTCAAAGATCCGCAAGTCCTGGATCATATCAGCCGCCTTCAGGCATCGCTCCGCGACCACCCGATTGTGCTGAGCACCGAATCACACGTCGACTACCTGCGTGCCGCTCGCGCCGCGATCACCGGCGACCCCACCCAACGCGACGCCGCGCCGGCGTCACTCGCCGAGGTCGAGCAACTCCTGCTCCTTATCTCCGATGCTCCTGACACCCGGACCGGCGTCCATGGCTTTGTGACCGGCGACTTTCGCAACGCCCGCATCCTCCTGCGGGTAAGCGACGCCGGCGCCAAAGCCAATCTCAAGCTCGCGCAAGAGCTCCACACCGAGTTGGAGCGACGCTTCCCCTCGGACTCCAACATCTCGTACCGACTCACCGGCGACGCCTACGTGGCCTCGGCCGCGCTCGATTCCTTTATCCGCGACCTGTTGGTGAGCATTCTGCTGGCCATGGGCATCATCTTCGGGCTGCTGACGGTGGTCTTCCGCTCCTTGAAAATCGGACTGATCAGCCTGATTCCCAACGCGCTCCCCCTCTTAATGACCCTGGGCTACATGGGATGGGCTGGCATCAACATCAACACCACGACCATCATCATCTTTGCCATCAGTCTGGGCATCGCGGTCGATGACTCCATCCACTTCTTCGCCCGCTTTATCGAAGAACTCCCCCAATCCGCGTCCCTCAAAGAAGCCATCCTCAACACCTACTTCGGTGCCGGTCGCGCCATCCTGCTCACGAGCGTGCTCCTGCTCATCGGCCTGAGCGTACTCACGCTGAGCGACTTCGTCCCCACCCAACAATTTGGAATCCTGACCGGGATGACCATCGCCGGCGCACTTGTCGCCGACCTGGTCATCCTCCCGGTCTTGCTTTACCTGGTGCTGGGCCGCTTCCCGCTCAAGGTCCGCCGGCCCTCAACCCCTGGCGAGCGCTCGCTTACTGGGCCTTCGGCTTAA
- the ruvX gene encoding Holliday junction resolvase RuvX produces the protein MSTNRMLGVDVGTRRVGVAASDPLGLMAMPVETIEVRNVRQGAVRLAELVAHYEAAIVVVGWPLDMKGREGIAVGRVRSFLEGFERALRATGGQVEVVRWDERLTTSAAERSLIKADVSRQRRKEAVDQIAACHILQGYMDRLRIEAERG, from the coding sequence ATGAGCACGAATCGAATGCTGGGAGTCGATGTGGGAACCCGGCGGGTGGGGGTGGCAGCCAGCGATCCGCTGGGGCTTATGGCGATGCCTGTCGAGACCATTGAGGTGCGCAATGTTCGCCAGGGGGCGGTACGGCTGGCGGAACTTGTCGCTCACTATGAAGCTGCGATTGTGGTTGTGGGCTGGCCGCTGGATATGAAGGGACGAGAGGGCATCGCGGTGGGGCGGGTGCGTAGCTTTTTGGAAGGGTTTGAGCGTGCGTTGCGCGCCACCGGCGGCCAGGTGGAGGTGGTGCGGTGGGATGAACGACTGACCACCAGCGCGGCGGAGCGCAGCTTGATTAAGGCCGACGTCTCCAGGCAGCGGCGTAAGGAGGCCGTCGATCAGATTGCGGCGTGCCATATCTTGCAGGGCTATATGGACCGCTTGAGAATCGAGGCGGAGCGAGGGTAA
- the mltG gene encoding endolytic transglycosylase MltG — MSVSKRRVGKAGGSLWGSIWRWGAALLAATLVVVAAATAGVYVHYQSVVGRPVLGEGETRTLVIPEGTAWPGVVARVSDAGLVEPERYFDMWGRRTGLASTARAGTFHLAGPMTIEELAEVLRRGGLAEEVAVTFPEGWTIYHIADRIEAVGLASRSEFLKKARDEALLAELGIEGESVEGYLFPDTYRFHQGASAEQVIRTLHGRWKQVVEPLVESHRESLDRLQDAYAFGLREVVIMASLVERETGMTSERGRVARVFYNRLDRGMRLQTDPTCVYGEDTYMEVPHPRYCHDKLNRYSTYVIDGLTPGPIANPGKEAIVAALNPSEAAEDLEFLYFVARRDGKGGHYFSKTYQEHRQAIRKYLLGK; from the coding sequence ATGAGCGTATCGAAGCGACGTGTAGGCAAGGCGGGGGGGAGCCTCTGGGGCAGTATCTGGCGTTGGGGGGCGGCTTTATTGGCCGCCACGCTGGTGGTTGTGGCCGCGGCGACCGCGGGGGTGTACGTGCACTACCAGAGCGTGGTCGGGCGCCCGGTGCTCGGGGAGGGCGAGACGCGAACCCTGGTCATTCCCGAAGGGACGGCCTGGCCGGGGGTTGTTGCCCGCGTGAGCGACGCCGGGTTGGTCGAGCCGGAGCGCTATTTCGATATGTGGGGCCGGCGGACCGGGCTGGCCAGTACAGCGCGCGCAGGCACCTTTCACCTGGCAGGCCCGATGACGATCGAGGAGCTCGCCGAGGTGTTGCGCCGAGGGGGGCTGGCCGAAGAGGTCGCGGTGACCTTCCCGGAGGGGTGGACGATCTATCACATCGCCGATCGCATTGAGGCGGTAGGGTTAGCCAGTCGCAGCGAGTTTTTGAAAAAGGCGCGCGACGAAGCCCTGCTGGCCGAACTCGGCATCGAGGGAGAAAGCGTGGAGGGGTATCTCTTCCCCGACACCTATCGTTTTCATCAGGGGGCATCGGCCGAGCAGGTCATCCGGACGCTGCACGGACGCTGGAAGCAGGTCGTGGAGCCGCTTGTGGAGTCGCATCGCGAATCCCTTGACCGGCTCCAGGACGCCTATGCGTTTGGGCTTCGGGAGGTCGTCATCATGGCGTCCCTGGTCGAGCGGGAGACGGGCATGACCAGCGAACGGGGCCGGGTGGCCCGGGTGTTTTACAATCGCCTTGATCGCGGGATGCGCCTGCAGACCGACCCGACCTGTGTCTATGGCGAGGACACCTACATGGAGGTGCCTCATCCGCGCTACTGTCACGACAAGCTCAACCGCTACTCAACCTACGTGATCGACGGCCTCACACCGGGGCCGATTGCTAACCCCGGTAAGGAGGCCATCGTAGCTGCGCTCAACCCCAGTGAAGCGGCTGAAGACCTGGAGTTTTTATACTTTGTCGCCCGTCGTGACGGTAAGGGGGGGCATTACTTCTCAAAAACCTACCAGGAGCACCGCCAGGCCATTCGCAAGTACCTGCTGGGTAAGTAG
- a CDS encoding AgmX/PglI C-terminal domain-containing protein has product MSTSSSGCGPLVVIIIAIFTGTLGFMSGAGGLYLYLAQSSDGLERLKLGDGPQRDVNGAAEPTANGEDAYAMVYPILDTLQFQGTIDQKSVRTRIANERTAFQRCYQKELEKEPNTRGELSLQFTVSGSTGGVIAAVTRDNYTGSEGLAACVTDVLKTWSFPAPKTSQIAVVRFETLFLPFRAEQG; this is encoded by the coding sequence ATGAGCACTTCCTCTTCGGGCTGCGGCCCCCTTGTTGTCATCATCATTGCCATCTTCACGGGAACGCTCGGTTTCATGTCCGGCGCCGGCGGACTCTACCTCTATCTCGCTCAGAGTTCGGACGGGCTGGAGCGACTCAAACTGGGGGATGGCCCCCAGCGTGACGTCAACGGCGCGGCGGAACCCACCGCCAACGGTGAAGACGCCTACGCGATGGTGTACCCGATCCTCGACACGCTGCAGTTTCAGGGCACCATCGATCAGAAGAGCGTCCGCACGCGCATCGCCAACGAACGCACCGCCTTTCAACGCTGCTACCAAAAGGAACTGGAGAAAGAGCCCAACACGCGCGGAGAGCTCTCCCTGCAATTTACGGTCTCGGGCTCCACGGGGGGGGTGATTGCTGCTGTGACCAGGGACAACTACACCGGGAGCGAGGGCCTGGCGGCCTGTGTGACCGACGTCCTCAAAACCTGGAGCTTCCCCGCGCCGAAGACCTCCCAGATCGCCGTCGTGCGCTTCGAAACGCTCTTTCTGCCATTCCGTGCCGAGCAGGGTTAA